One genomic window of Mesotoga infera includes the following:
- a CDS encoding TIGR03984 family CRISPR-associated protein yields the protein MKRAVLISKAIGTLWRNMFLSSWSMLGGMNMRKIDIVHSTATTGNCKCDELNEITRDFGGLKIVCWLNYEIKFGIFDEGFLEQLGGFDNFCKHILRIRIFDRGRELYAWKAEDRFKYRIRNDQSGEEIEVIDADQVMWGTKFFSSDGMVKVSEARGIEYELPESFVENPLLPGTERLVLRTRNYVDYNEIGQASFVDSRFVSIRMEGNI from the coding sequence ATGAAAAGGGCAGTCTTGATATCAAAGGCGATAGGAACATTATGGAGGAATATGTTTCTAAGTTCTTGGAGCATGTTGGGAGGCATGAACATGCGCAAAATTGATATAGTACATTCAACTGCGACAACAGGGAACTGCAAATGCGATGAATTGAATGAGATTACTCGAGATTTTGGTGGACTGAAAATTGTCTGCTGGCTGAACTACGAAATCAAGTTCGGGATATTTGACGAGGGCTTTTTGGAGCAACTCGGTGGCTTTGATAACTTTTGTAAACACATTCTCAGGATCAGGATATTTGATAGAGGCAGAGAATTATATGCCTGGAAAGCTGAAGATAGGTTCAAATATCGTATAAGGAATGACCAGTCTGGAGAGGAAATAGAAGTAATCGATGCCGATCAAGTGATGTGGGGCACAAAATTTTTCAGCTCTGACGGGATGGTAAAAGTGTCGGAGGCTCGAGGCATTGAATACGAGCTTCCTGAATCATTTGTAGAGAACCCACTACTGCCAGGGACAGAAAGGCTCGTTTTGAGAACAAGAAATTACGTTGACTACAACGAAATTGGACAGGCTTCGTTTGTGGATAGCAGGTTTGTTTCAATAAGAATGGAGGGGAATATATGA